In a single window of the Panthera leo isolate Ple1 chromosome A1, P.leo_Ple1_pat1.1, whole genome shotgun sequence genome:
- the ZNF879 gene encoding zinc finger protein 879 isoform X4 yields MGAFSRRGGRKGEMATRLLPAHVQESVTFRDVAVFFSQDEWLRLDSAQRTLYREVMLENYGTLVSLGILFSKPKVIFQLQQGEDPWMVENGVSQDPRVG; encoded by the exons ATgg gTGCCTTCTCCAGGAGGGGCggcaggaagggagaaatggCCACAAGGTTGCTGCCAGCCCATGTTCAG GAGTCTGTGACGTTCAGGGACGTTGCTGTGTTCTTCAGCCAGGACGAGTGGCTGCGCCTGGACTCTGCACAGAGAACCCTGTACCGGGaggtgatgctggagaactacGGCACCCTGGTCTCGCTGG GAATTCTCTTTTCCAAACCAAAGGTTATCTTCCAGTTACAGCAAGGGGAAGACCCCTGGATGGTGGAAAATGGAGTTTCTCAAGACCCACGTGTAG